A single Mangifera indica cultivar Alphonso chromosome 20, CATAS_Mindica_2.1, whole genome shotgun sequence DNA region contains:
- the LOC123204825 gene encoding uncharacterized protein At2g29880-like, with product MDLSATQPSNEERSMTLYDPKKRTRGKEKGKGVRLKRQWTKQEDAILIECLLILKESLHWKADNGTFRVGYLVQLEKMMEERLLSSGLKATPHIESRVKLLKRQYNAINEMIENENGFGWNDEEKCVTASKDVFDDWVRSHPNAKGLRHKPFPHYDSLVIVFGKDRATGAGAEIATDVVEELDIENLDNNEDTIEIDVELDSDYNDQDKEDATGSKRQIVNERINQKTANSKKRKRNDEGFSRLVEEIELDGFSRQELFNVGEHIIKEEHKIDFFFELPMDFRKDYVIKQLVECNVYCPSFDP from the exons ATGGATTTGTCAGCAACGCAACCTAGCAATGAGGAAAGAAGTATGACCTTGTATGATCCAAAGAAAAGGACAAGAGGGAAGGAAAAAGGTAAAGGTGTTAGGCTTAAAAGGCAGTGGACTAAGCAGGAGGATGCAATATTAATTGAATGTCTCCTCATTTTGAAAGAGAGCCTACATTGGAAGGCAGACAATGGGACTTTCAGAGTTGGGTATCTGGTACAACTGGAGAAGATGATGGAGGAAAGACTTCTATCTAGTGGATTGAAAGCTACACCTCACATTGAATCTAgagttaaattattgaaaagacaatACAATGCCATAAATGAGATGATTGAGAATGAAAATGGCTTTGGATGGAATGATGAAGAGAAATGTGTTACCGCTTCAAAAGATGTGTTTGATGATTGGGTTAGG aGTCATCCTAATGCAAAGGGTTTAAGGCACAAACCTTTCCCACACTATGACTCGTTAGTCATAGTGTTTGGAAAAGATAGGGCCACTGGTGCAGGGGCTGAAATAGCAACTGATGTTGTGGAAGAACTTGATATTGAGAATTTGGATAACAATGAGGATACAATAGAAATTGATGTTGAGCTTGATAGTGACTATAATGATCAAGACAAAGAAGATGCAACTGGATCAAAAAGGCAAATAGTGAATGAGAGAATAAATCAGAAAACTGCAAATagcaaaaagaggaaaagaaatgaTGAAGGCTTCTCAAGATTGGTTGAAGAAATTG AATTGGATGGTTTTAGTAGGCAAGAGTTGTTTAATGTTGGAGAGCATATTATTAAGGAGGAGCACAagattgattttttctttgaacTGCCTATGGATTTTAGGAAGGATTATGTCATTAAACAACTAGTTGAATGTAATGTGTATTGTCCTTCTTTTGATCCATAA